ACGGCGGTTGACCATTCCGGCGCGGTGAACACCGGCCTTGCCAGGGCAAAGTGCACCGTGTCCACGTGCAGCATCCCCGTCAGGGCCGCAATGACCGTGCCGCACACCAGAACCGCGGCAATGGCGTACCGGGGGCATATCCTGCGGAACAGCATGAAACAGAACAGCATGGACAGGCCAAGCAGCGGCGAAGCCGCGACCGACGTAAAGACCTTTGCCCCGAAGCTGAACAGGATTCCGGCAAACATGCCCGAACTGACGGCAATGGGTATGCGCCGCATGATGACGTCCAGGGAGCCCGTAAGTCCGATGACGGTGATGATGACCGCGCTGGCGATGTACGCGCCCACGGCCTGCGCAAAGGGAACGCCCGGCAGCATGGTGATGAGCAGGGCCGCGCCCGGAGTCGACCACGCCGTGATGATGGGCATGCGCATCCTCCAGCTGAGCAGCAGGCCTGTAAGACCGCTGCCGATGGACACGGCCCATATCCACGATGTGGTCAGTTCGTCAGAAAGTCCCGCCAGTCGGGCTGCCTGAAAAATAAGCACGGCCGAACCCGCGTAGGACACGATAACCGCCAGCATGCCTGCCACGGCGGCAGTGGTGGAAAAGTCCCTGTGCAATCGTCTCATCTCTGGTTCTCCCGGCGCGGGCTGATGCCTGCATGGTGAGCGCATTTGGGGTGCGTTGATTTGGTCTGTAGATATGCGCTTGTGGCGGCGCTGTCCAGAAAACTTGATGGCAGATATTTTTTAGGGATGCTTTGTGTGAAGATGTTTGTGGGAGAGGATGCTTTGTG
This DNA window, taken from Desulfovibrio sp., encodes the following:
- a CDS encoding benzoate/H(+) symporter BenE family transporter — encoded protein: MRRLHRDFSTTAAVAGMLAVIVSYAGSAVLIFQAARLAGLSDELTTSWIWAVSIGSGLTGLLLSWRMRMPIITAWSTPGAALLITMLPGVPFAQAVGAYIASAVIITVIGLTGSLDVIMRRIPIAVSSGMFAGILFSFGAKVFTSVAASPLLGLSMLFCFMLFRRICPRYAIAAVLVCGTVIAALTGMLHVDTVHFALARPVFTAPEWSTAVIVSIGLPLALVTLTGQYISGMAVLHASGYPVVSNGIMTVTGITSLLLAPFGSHAINLSSLTAAICTGKESHEDPARRYIAGMVCGGLYILVGLSGTALTSLFAALPSVFIAVLAGLALMSAFATGLYGVFKDSDNMDAGVIAFLATASGMEFLGLGAPFWGLAFGTLAYVVLKK